The Weissella confusa DNA window TCTGGTGCATGATTATCTTAGACAGGATAGAACATCTTAGCTGCTGGCATGGGATTTGGTTGGGGTGGTGGTGCGGAGCTCCTGCGATATTAGCCGGTGACCAAGCGAGGACAGGAGCACCAATTATCACTTAGCAGCAGTGGATTTCGAGCCGACAGGCGCGGAAATACGCTGAGGCTTAGTGAGAATGGGACTCCTTCGCCACCAGCTTATATTGCAGGACGGAGCACCGCCACCCCAACCAAATCCCATGCCTCGGCGCAACGCGTCGACACTCCAAAACCACGACAAAAAAAGACGAGAACCATTCGCTGATTCTCGTCTTTATTTTTGCTTTATTTAATTAGGCAATAACGCGATCTGAGTTACGGGCCAATGAAGCAGCACCGTATGCACCAGCATCGTTACCCAACTCAGCCAACTTAACTTCAGTCACGTCACGCGTTGACTTGAAGGCAAATTGCTTAAAGTTCTTCTCAACACGATCCAACAAGAACTTTCCTGCGGCTGAAACACCACCACCGATAACAACAGAAGATGGGTTCAAGATGTTTGAGATGTTAGCTGAAGCCAATCCAAGGTAGTAAGCAACCTTGTCTACAACTTCGTTTGCCAAGTAGTCACCTTCCTTGGCCAAGTCAAAGACAATCTTTGACGTTACTTCTTCACCGTTGTCGACCATAGCCTTCAACTTTGAGTTACCAACGTAGGCTTCTGCAAAGTCTTGCGCCAAGTGAACAACACCAGTAGCTGAAGCGTATTGCTCCAAGCAACCGTAGTTACCGCATGTGCACAAGTATCCACCTGGCTCGACGATCATGTGACCGACCTCACCACCGGCTCCTGCAACACCGTGGATCAACTTACCATCGTTAATCAATCCACCACCAACACCAGTTCCCAACGTAATGAAGGCAACGTCTGGTTGGTTGTTTCCGGCACCACGCCATTGCTCACCCAATGCGGCAGCGTTGGCGTCGTTGTCCATCGTCAAGGGCAAACCAGTTCCAGCTTCGATTTGCTCACGAACGTTTTGTGTTTCCTTCCAGTTCAAGTTGAAGGCACCCTTAACAGTACCGTTCTCAAGATCAACCGTTCCTGGTGTACCCATTCCGATACCAATGATGCGATCCTTGTCCAATTGGTACAAGTCCAAGTGGTGGTTAATTGAATCAATGATATCAGGTACGATGTGTGACCCTTCATCCAAAATGTTTGTACGGATTGACCACTTTTGTTGGATTTCTCCTTCAGCAGTCAAAATGGCGAACTTGATAGTCGTACCACCAAGGTCAACACCAATTAGCTTATCTTTAGCCATGATTTTTCCTCGTCATTCTC harbors:
- a CDS encoding ROK family glucokinase — protein: MAKDKLIGVDLGGTTIKFAILTAEGEIQQKWSIRTNILDEGSHIVPDIIDSINHHLDLYQLDKDRIIGIGMGTPGTVDLENGTVKGAFNLNWKETQNVREQIEAGTGLPLTMDNDANAAALGEQWRGAGNNQPDVAFITLGTGVGGGLINDGKLIHGVAGAGGEVGHMIVEPGGYLCTCGNYGCLEQYASATGVVHLAQDFAEAYVGNSKLKAMVDNGEEVTSKIVFDLAKEGDYLANEVVDKVAYYLGLASANISNILNPSSVVIGGGVSAAGKFLLDRVEKNFKQFAFKSTRDVTEVKLAELGNDAGAYGAASLARNSDRVIA